Genomic segment of Osmia bicornis bicornis chromosome 2, iOsmBic2.1, whole genome shotgun sequence:
GAAACGGTAGCGGAAGCTTTACTGAACACTTGGATTCTACGCTATGGCACTCCTAAAGCAGTACTGACGGATCTAGGAACCAATTTTACCAGTAATCTCATGGAAAATCTAGCCGACATGCTTGGATTCGACCTCCAACACACTACAGCTTTTAGACCAGAGTCTAATGGCTCGCTTGAACGCGCTCACGCAGTTATTAAAGACTTCCTGAAGACCCAACTCTCTCGAGAAGAACGCTGCAACGAACATTGGAGCAGGTACCTGCAAGGAGCCGTATTCACATACAACTCAACTACCCATTCATCAACGGGAGTTACACCTTACTCACTTACGTTTGGCAAAGACCCACCCCTCATGAATCAATTGGAAGAAGAACCGGAAGCTACCTACTTGGATTTGGTAGAACAAATGCGAGTACAACTACAACGAATGCATAAGCAAGCTGCTGAAGCAATTATTGCAAGCAAGGAACGAACCAAGAAACGGTTTGACAAAACGATTAAACAGTTATCACTTGAACCAGGAGACTGGGTATGGGTAAAGAACCAAAACAGAAACCGCCTTGCAGCACTAACGAAACCTTATCTTGGGCCATATCAAGTCAAACAACTCCATGGAGACTTGAACGCCTTACTTAATATAAATGGCAAAGATACATTAATCCATCTTAACAGACTTAAATATGCTAATCTTTCATCTATTTTAGATTAAGTTTTCTCCTATGGAAAGGAGCGTTCGCCGAAGGGATGGCCGAGATCGAGAAACTCACGAACCTTCCAAACATCTACTTCGACCCGATGGGAACTACGAGACTCTACCACCACGAATGGAGAACACTGGTCTTCGTGGATCTCCGAGACATCAAAGCGGTCGAAACGACAATCCGTGAAGCATTGAATCACCCAATCCACACAGAAGGTAATGGATTCTCGCCATCACTCTACGGACACATGTCGAATCGCTTCCAACGTAGTTTTAATCATAAAAACACTTTACTAACCAGTCTAGGATATAAGAAGGTAGAACGTAAGCGCGTGAAACGCGGTTGGTTAAATCCAATCGGTGACCTagctaatattttattcggCACCCTTAGCCAAAAGGACGCCCAGTATTACAACTCCGAGATAGATAAGCTGTACACAGACAATAAGCGTTTGAGCGTCCTTATTCAAAACGAAACCACAATTGTCCGAAGTATTCTGAAAAACAACGATATATTTGAAGATAAAATTACAACATACGTGAACAAAATCAACAATTATACCAACGCGAACATAGAGCGAATATATGAACGCACGAATACACTCGAACTATTACTAGAATTAAGCGAAATAATCACCGAACATaacgaattaattgaaaaccTGCGATCAATTGTAGTTAATGGAGAACAAGGAAAAATCGATCCTTTGTTACTAGAACCTGATCAACTAAGCGAAATCTTACGAACCATCGAGCAAAAATATGGCTCTAGCCGTATGATGTTCTCTAACACAAATGAATTTGcttataaatttttacgaATCGCTAAAGTTAACGTTTTTGTGTTAAATTCATACAAGCTCTGCTTTGAGTTAAAAATCCCCATcgtagaagaagaaatttaCGCCTTGTACTCCATGATACCACTCCCACATATAACCGAAGATTACATCTATCTACTACACACCCAAGAACAATATATTTTAGTTGAAAGAGATTCTCGCAGCTACTCTATAATCAGCGATCGAGACATAGATCATTGTATAGAAATTTCCGACCTCCGAATCTGTGCCCGACACTCACCTTCGCTCTCCACAGAATTAACAAATCCATGCATAAAACGTGCCTTACATAACTTACCAGCAGACCATAAAGATTGCCCAGCCAAAATGATTACACATACAAACCCTATTTGGATACAACTATACTCGAATCAAGAATGGATCTCCGCATCTTACTATCTAATTTCTTTCCACGTTTCATGCAAGGATTCTAACCGCGTCATCTCACACCATCTTAACGgagtaaacaaaattaaaatcaaagcAGGTTGTATCGGACATACTGCATCCGTAACATTATATTCTAGCGAAACTATAAATAATCACAACGAATTGCAATTACAATTAGGCCTCGCCAATATTACAATACCGAAATTAGACGACACCGTTAAAGCTTATGCACGCGTACCAGAAC
This window contains:
- the LOC123989287 gene encoding uncharacterized protein LOC123989287 isoform X1 translates to MLEYCILSFLLWKGAFAEGMAEIEKLTNLPNIYFDPMGTTRLYHHEWRTLVFVDLRDIKAVETTIREALNHPIHTEGNGFSPSLYGHMSNRFQRSFNHKNTLLTSLGYKKVERKRVKRGWLNPIGDLANILFGTLSQKDAQYYNSEIDKLYTDNKRLSVLIQNETTIVRSILKNNDIFEDKITTYVNKINNYTNANIERIYERTNTLELLLELSEIITEHNELIENLRSIVVNGEQGKIDPLLLEPDQLSEILRTIEQKYGSSRMMFSNTNEFAYKFLRIAKVNVFVLNSYKLCFELKIPIVEEEIYALYSMIPLPHITEDYIYLLHTQEQYILVERDSRSYSIISDRDIDHCIEISDLRICARHSPSLSTELTNPCIKRALHNLPADHKDCPAKMITHTNPIWIQLYSNQEWISASYYLISFHVSCKDSNRVISHHLNGVNKIKIKAGCIGHTASVTLYSSETINNHNELQLQLGLANITIPKLDDTVKAYARVPELRKELITNNDLKLASKSLDQIISEAHSISTHTRSISRNESTWMILQTLIGALGIIIGLYIFSKFKLWRLIFCLFKPCTRNNCLNINSNGTNHYGSAPQSVVYTANAPETCNLQPTPLPPEENKLSQPSRRKKHHVSFTVPPI
- the LOC123989287 gene encoding uncharacterized protein LOC123989287 isoform X2; translation: MAEIEKLTNLPNIYFDPMGTTRLYHHEWRTLVFVDLRDIKAVETTIREALNHPIHTEGNGFSPSLYGHMSNRFQRSFNHKNTLLTSLGYKKVERKRVKRGWLNPIGDLANILFGTLSQKDAQYYNSEIDKLYTDNKRLSVLIQNETTIVRSILKNNDIFEDKITTYVNKINNYTNANIERIYERTNTLELLLELSEIITEHNELIENLRSIVVNGEQGKIDPLLLEPDQLSEILRTIEQKYGSSRMMFSNTNEFAYKFLRIAKVNVFVLNSYKLCFELKIPIVEEEIYALYSMIPLPHITEDYIYLLHTQEQYILVERDSRSYSIISDRDIDHCIEISDLRICARHSPSLSTELTNPCIKRALHNLPADHKDCPAKMITHTNPIWIQLYSNQEWISASYYLISFHVSCKDSNRVISHHLNGVNKIKIKAGCIGHTASVTLYSSETINNHNELQLQLGLANITIPKLDDTVKAYARVPELRKELITNNDLKLASKSLDQIISEAHSISTHTRSISRNESTWMILQTLIGALGIIIGLYIFSKFKLWRLIFCLFKPCTRNNCLNINSNGTNHYGSAPQSVVYTANAPETCNLQPTPLPPEENKLSQPSRRKKHHVSFTVPPI